A section of the Marinimicrobium koreense genome encodes:
- a CDS encoding pilus assembly FimT family protein, producing the protein MPSACAMYNGRKSSGFSLIELIAVIILLGIISVVALPRFYDTDAAAIQSARDQVLSAFFTAQQIAMARASTSNTIQVTVVTSGLNVTENGTPVSATGGTYPLTLPEGVAITVGTGTYSFDKLGRTDPGQIVLARGSTSATVRVEASGYAYTP; encoded by the coding sequence ATGCCCTCAGCGTGCGCAATGTACAATGGCCGGAAGTCATCGGGTTTCAGCCTGATCGAGCTGATCGCAGTGATCATCCTGCTGGGTATTATCAGCGTGGTGGCGCTGCCCCGTTTTTATGATACCGACGCTGCAGCGATCCAATCCGCTCGCGACCAGGTCCTGTCTGCTTTCTTTACCGCGCAACAAATAGCCATGGCCCGTGCCAGTACGAGCAATACCATTCAGGTAACCGTTGTCACGTCCGGTCTGAATGTGACGGAAAATGGCACTCCCGTGTCCGCCACCGGTGGAACCTACCCACTGACACTGCCCGAAGGTGTCGCCATTACGGTCGGCACAGGCACCTATTCCTTTGATAAATTGGGCCGGACCGATCCGGGACAGATTGTGCTTGCCCGCGGTTCAACGTCGGCCACTGTGCGTGTGGAGGCCAGCGGCTATGCCTATACGCCTTGA
- a CDS encoding prepilin-type N-terminal cleavage/methylation domain-containing protein: MCRSKGFTLVELVAVITVLAVLAAFSLPKLIDFSSSAKRVAAEELAATLSTASSSNLATFILREAYPATISQSAFPMNACGNARFLLATGLPTGYRIEAAGSGDGTVLHMATVQCDVVDESNTAIRASFTLHGINPSSS, encoded by the coding sequence GTGTGCCGATCTAAGGGTTTCACTCTAGTTGAGTTGGTGGCAGTCATTACTGTTTTGGCAGTTTTGGCTGCATTTTCGCTTCCCAAGCTGATTGATTTCTCATCGTCCGCGAAGAGGGTGGCAGCAGAGGAGTTGGCAGCGACTTTGTCGACCGCTAGTTCTTCCAATTTGGCTACCTTCATTTTGAGGGAGGCGTATCCGGCGACTATTTCCCAATCGGCATTCCCAATGAACGCCTGCGGGAATGCCCGTTTTCTGTTGGCAACCGGCTTACCGACAGGCTATCGGATTGAAGCGGCCGGGTCCGGCGATGGCACGGTATTGCATATGGCTACTGTTCAGTGCGACGTTGTTGATGAGTCGAACACCGCTATCCGCGCCAGCTTTACGCTTCACGGAATCAACCCAAGCAGCTCCTAA
- a CDS encoding type II secretion system protein codes for MKQQSGFTLIELIAVIVILGIIAAVAVPRFVDLSDAAREAAVDGVAGNLASASALNYAAAVASDAGIQDAPTPTTIENCTDAAALLEGGALPANYEIESLTVGDGANVTCTVHSPDVANTEADADFTVYGVAAP; via the coding sequence ATGAAACAACAATCCGGTTTTACTCTGATCGAACTGATTGCGGTAATCGTTATCCTGGGCATTATCGCTGCTGTGGCGGTGCCGCGGTTTGTGGATTTGTCGGATGCGGCTCGTGAAGCGGCTGTTGATGGAGTCGCGGGCAACCTGGCGAGTGCCAGTGCATTGAACTATGCTGCAGCGGTCGCCTCCGATGCGGGGATACAGGATGCGCCAACTCCAACTACGATTGAGAACTGTACCGATGCGGCCGCTTTGTTGGAAGGTGGAGCCTTACCCGCAAACTATGAGATCGAGTCCCTGACGGTTGGTGATGGTGCAAACGTGACATGTACCGTTCACTCCCCCGATGTGGCTAATACCGAGGCTGATGCGGACTTCACCGTTTATGGTGTTGCGGCACCGTAA
- a CDS encoding type II secretion system F family protein: MALYQFKGRNAEGRPVSGQLEGPSPDAVAGQLAGRGVTPIAIEPYEHRPSWSERWQEWRHSGQVETVDLIMFCRQMYTITRAGVPLVRGIRGLAANLRHVTFRNTLEDIADRLESGLELSVAMRHHPNVFNNLFISVVSVGEGSGSLESAFKQLSEYLERDQETIKSIKAALRYPSFVLIALAIAIMVINVKVIPAFANMFSQFGADLPLPTRILVGVSDFFVAFWPYLLFIAVGSFYGFRRYIKTDKGARVWGRKKLGLIVIGDIIERASMARYARSFSVMLRAGLPVNQALDLCARAIDNPWLGDKIREIRAGVERGEGLFQTHMTSGMFTPLVLQMIAVGEESGQVDQLLSEVAEFYEREVDYDTKRLSDRIEPIMVVIMASFVLILALGIFLPMWEMYNIQQ, encoded by the coding sequence ATGGCCCTCTACCAGTTCAAAGGCCGCAACGCCGAGGGTCGCCCCGTATCCGGCCAGCTCGAAGGCCCCAGCCCCGACGCCGTCGCCGGCCAATTGGCCGGGCGCGGGGTGACGCCCATTGCCATCGAACCCTATGAGCACCGCCCCAGTTGGTCTGAGCGCTGGCAGGAGTGGCGCCACAGTGGGCAGGTAGAAACTGTTGACCTGATCATGTTCTGCCGACAGATGTACACCATTACCCGGGCGGGCGTGCCTCTGGTACGCGGCATTCGCGGCCTGGCCGCCAACCTGCGCCATGTGACCTTTCGCAATACCCTGGAGGACATTGCCGACCGTCTGGAATCCGGTTTGGAATTATCAGTAGCGATGCGTCACCACCCGAACGTGTTCAACAACCTGTTTATCAGCGTGGTGAGTGTGGGGGAAGGCAGTGGCTCTCTGGAGAGCGCCTTCAAGCAGTTGAGTGAGTATCTTGAACGGGACCAGGAAACCATCAAGAGCATCAAGGCGGCGCTGCGCTATCCCAGCTTTGTATTGATCGCCCTGGCCATCGCCATCATGGTCATCAACGTGAAGGTGATTCCCGCCTTTGCCAATATGTTTTCCCAGTTTGGCGCGGACCTGCCGTTGCCAACCCGCATTCTGGTGGGTGTGTCCGATTTCTTTGTCGCCTTCTGGCCCTATCTGTTGTTTATCGCCGTGGGCAGCTTTTACGGGTTTCGTCGCTATATCAAAACCGATAAGGGGGCCCGAGTCTGGGGCCGCAAAAAACTTGGCCTGATTGTGATCGGCGACATTATCGAACGGGCCTCCATGGCCCGCTATGCGCGTTCGTTCAGCGTGATGTTGCGGGCCGGTCTGCCGGTCAACCAGGCGTTGGATCTCTGTGCCCGGGCCATTGATAACCCCTGGCTGGGTGACAAGATCCGTGAGATTCGGGCCGGTGTGGAGCGCGGTGAAGGGCTGTTTCAGACCCATATGACCAGCGGCATGTTTACGCCATTGGTGCTGCAGATGATCGCCGTGGGGGAGGAGAGCGGCCAGGTGGACCAACTGCTCTCGGAAGTGGCCGAGTTCTATGAGCGGGAGGTGGATTACGATACCAAGCGTCTGAGTGATCGTATTGAACCGATCATGGTGGTCATTATGGCAAGTTTTGTCCTGATTCTCGCCCTGGGCATCTTCCTGCCCATGTGGGAAATGTACAACATTCAGCAGTGA
- a CDS encoding GspE/PulE family protein has protein sequence MVDTQQSTRKRIRIGDLLVAQQMITDDQLSHALEEQKQNGRKLGNTLVDLGYVDENALLNLLSDQLNIPFVELRQFRFDQELIRRLPETSARRYRVLPLREDPDGLLLGMADPTDIFCLDELTRQLDQTIKPAVVRESELLDVLDIAYSQASEIASLAEELDEELESSAIDLTDFAAEATDSDAPVVKLLQKIFEEAITAKASDIHIEPDETVLRIRNRIDGVLLEQVMNEKRIAPALVVRLKLMSGLDISEKRKPQDGRFNLKVKGRNIDVRLSTMPVQFGESVVMRLLDHTDGVLPLGKVGMPPALVDRFRKIIARPHGLVLVTGPTGSGKTTTLYGALSELNKPEKKIITVEDPVEYRLPRINQVQLHERIGLTFGSVLRASLRQDPDILLVGEIRDAESAEIALRAAMTGHLVLSTLHTNDALTSALRLIDMGVDAYLVATALKAIVAQRLLRRICTSCIQDHEPNANERQLLAAIAKGRDLSQVQFKQGAGCPHCHNTGYRGRVGVFELLEVNGAMAEALRDNSLNAFTRAAQQSPNYRPLSHSALDYAIEGISTLEEVMKVSAQIEDEAELI, from the coding sequence ATGGTTGATACTCAACAAAGCACTCGCAAACGCATTCGCATCGGGGATCTGCTGGTAGCGCAGCAGATGATTACCGACGACCAGCTCTCCCACGCGTTGGAAGAGCAAAAGCAGAACGGCCGGAAGCTGGGGAACACCCTGGTGGATCTCGGGTACGTGGACGAGAATGCACTGCTCAACCTGCTGTCCGATCAGTTGAATATTCCCTTCGTCGAGCTGCGCCAGTTCCGGTTTGACCAGGAGTTGATCCGGCGCTTGCCGGAAACCAGTGCCCGGCGTTATCGGGTGCTTCCGCTACGGGAAGATCCCGACGGTCTGCTGTTGGGGATGGCCGACCCCACGGATATTTTCTGTCTGGATGAACTGACCCGCCAGCTCGATCAGACGATCAAACCGGCGGTGGTCCGCGAGTCCGAGCTGCTGGATGTGCTCGATATCGCCTACAGTCAGGCGAGTGAAATTGCCTCGCTGGCCGAAGAACTGGATGAAGAGCTGGAAAGCTCCGCGATCGATTTGACGGATTTCGCCGCCGAGGCGACCGACAGCGATGCGCCGGTGGTCAAGCTGTTGCAGAAAATTTTTGAAGAAGCGATCACCGCCAAAGCGTCGGACATTCACATCGAGCCGGATGAAACCGTGCTGCGTATCCGCAACCGGATTGACGGGGTGTTGCTCGAGCAGGTGATGAACGAAAAGCGCATTGCCCCGGCCCTGGTGGTGCGTCTGAAACTGATGTCCGGGCTGGATATTTCCGAGAAGCGCAAACCCCAGGACGGACGCTTCAATCTGAAGGTGAAAGGCCGCAATATTGACGTGCGTCTGTCCACCATGCCGGTGCAATTTGGCGAGTCGGTGGTGATGCGTCTGCTTGACCACACTGATGGCGTACTGCCTCTCGGCAAGGTCGGCATGCCCCCCGCGCTGGTCGACCGGTTTCGTAAAATCATTGCTCGCCCTCACGGGTTGGTCTTGGTCACTGGTCCGACCGGCAGTGGTAAAACCACGACGCTGTACGGGGCACTCTCGGAGCTCAACAAGCCCGAGAAGAAAATCATTACCGTGGAAGATCCGGTGGAGTATCGTTTGCCACGTATCAACCAGGTGCAATTGCACGAGCGTATCGGCCTGACCTTTGGCAGTGTGCTTCGGGCGTCACTGCGCCAGGACCCGGACATTCTGCTGGTGGGGGAGATCCGGGATGCGGAATCCGCCGAAATTGCGCTGCGCGCGGCCATGACCGGTCACCTGGTATTGTCCACCCTGCACACCAACGATGCCCTGACCTCCGCGCTGCGTCTGATCGATATGGGCGTCGATGCCTACCTGGTGGCCACGGCACTCAAGGCGATTGTGGCCCAACGCCTGTTGCGCCGCATTTGTACCAGTTGCATTCAGGATCACGAGCCGAATGCCAACGAACGCCAACTGCTGGCGGCGATCGCCAAGGGGCGCGATCTCAGCCAGGTGCAGTTCAAACAAGGGGCGGGCTGCCCCCATTGTCATAACACCGGCTACCGGGGTCGGGTCGGGGTTTTCGAATTGTTGGAAGTCAATGGTGCCATGGCTGAAGCGCTGCGGGACAACAGCCTGAATGCGTTTACCCGAGCGGCTCAGCAGAGCCCCAACTATCGCCCCCTAAGCCACAGCGCACTCGATTACGCGATAGAGGGCATCTCCACCCTCGAAGAGGTCATGAAAGTCTCAGCACAGATCGAAGATGAGGCAGAGCTGATCTGA
- a CDS encoding tetratricopeptide repeat protein produces MSLMNDMLRDLDRRGGTSPNPAGPSTHRTQPMQSRYFVGAGLAVLVALVIAALVFWSLVGAGGEGSAPMTEQPVPAIDSAPVAESTVAEPEPRMPATREVEAALSQPVTQKPVEAIPDESQDSDFSEDIQVLLDKARQARDRDRLTRPAGDNAYEYYQQVLALSADHPVALAGLAAIAQRYRELAEAAMDREALDAAQQFLRRARSVDPQLSGMQNSEARLETLRNRSQSEGTEPETEKAADASSLNVQLDLASEDRRRAQQARQWWSRDQRSRARHFLEQTLAQWPEDRVPPTVSTVALVEFYLQEGNDSQAEQLLNESRALSDDEHSRLGAELWSLRGDNARALALLENSAEHAEGNEPYRALWARLNYEQGRHEQAANHYRQLLSDFGAQPAYWLGLGLAEDARQQAAAALQAFEQALASGAYDGRESIRRYLEGRVGVLVRRTENREP; encoded by the coding sequence GTGAGTCTGATGAATGACATGCTGCGCGACCTGGATCGACGGGGCGGTACCTCCCCGAACCCGGCCGGCCCATCGACGCACCGCACTCAGCCAATGCAATCGCGCTATTTTGTTGGTGCGGGTCTGGCCGTTCTCGTGGCACTGGTCATAGCCGCACTGGTGTTTTGGTCACTGGTTGGAGCGGGCGGTGAAGGCAGTGCGCCGATGACAGAACAACCGGTGCCAGCAATCGATTCTGCGCCGGTGGCTGAATCCACAGTCGCTGAGCCGGAGCCCCGTATGCCGGCAACACGGGAGGTAGAGGCGGCATTGAGTCAACCGGTGACTCAGAAACCCGTCGAGGCGATTCCGGATGAATCCCAGGACTCCGATTTCTCGGAGGATATTCAGGTACTGCTTGATAAGGCTCGCCAGGCCCGGGACCGGGATCGATTGACGCGCCCAGCGGGAGACAATGCGTACGAATACTATCAGCAAGTGTTGGCCCTCAGTGCTGATCATCCGGTGGCGCTCGCCGGGCTGGCGGCGATTGCCCAGCGTTATCGGGAGCTGGCTGAAGCGGCCATGGACCGGGAGGCTCTGGATGCGGCCCAGCAGTTTCTGCGTCGGGCTCGTTCGGTCGATCCGCAGTTGTCGGGGATGCAGAACAGCGAAGCCCGATTGGAGACACTGCGAAACCGTTCGCAAAGCGAAGGTACGGAGCCGGAAACCGAGAAGGCGGCAGACGCCTCCTCGCTCAATGTACAACTCGATCTTGCCAGCGAAGATCGACGGCGCGCGCAACAGGCGCGCCAGTGGTGGTCTCGGGATCAGCGTAGCCGGGCCCGGCATTTTCTGGAGCAGACGCTCGCTCAGTGGCCGGAAGATAGGGTGCCGCCGACGGTGAGCACCGTGGCATTGGTGGAGTTCTACCTGCAAGAGGGTAACGACTCACAGGCAGAGCAACTGTTGAACGAATCACGGGCATTGTCCGATGATGAACACTCGCGCCTGGGCGCTGAGCTCTGGTCTCTACGTGGGGATAATGCCCGGGCGCTGGCACTATTGGAGAACTCGGCGGAACATGCCGAAGGCAATGAGCCTTACCGCGCTTTGTGGGCGCGCCTGAATTATGAGCAGGGGCGCCACGAACAGGCGGCCAATCATTACCGGCAGTTACTGAGTGACTTTGGGGCACAGCCGGCCTACTGGTTGGGGCTGGGGCTGGCGGAAGATGCCCGCCAGCAAGCGGCGGCGGCACTGCAAGCCTTCGAGCAGGCGCTGGCCAGTGGCGCTTACGATGGCCGTGAGTCCATTCGCCGATACCTGGAAGGGCGTGTCGGCGTACTGGTCCGTCGAACCGAAAACCGGGAACCCTGA
- a CDS encoding ExeA family protein — MYQDYFGLREMPFSLTPDTQFFFDSAAHRAVLNTVLLALRHSEGFIKIVGEVGTGKTLLCRKLLASLGPEFLTAYIPNPYLTPDELKGFLAQEIGVPSSPDMPAYQLLNEIYARLVALAAEKRRVVLVVDEAQAMPRETIEALRLLTNLETEKSKLLQVVLLGQPELEDVLNRSDLRQLKQRIVFSETLGTIDRRTLADYLDFRLQSAGYRGRSLFTRGAVRLMHRASGGIPRLINVLAHKALLVSFGQGRSMVGRAQVARAVKDTTESRRLGRWLSVTPFGWTPWLAVSLLLVGVGLWWYGGTP; from the coding sequence ATGTACCAGGACTACTTCGGGCTGCGGGAGATGCCGTTTTCCCTCACCCCCGATACCCAGTTCTTCTTCGACAGCGCCGCCCATCGGGCGGTGCTCAATACGGTATTGCTGGCCCTGCGACACAGCGAAGGGTTCATCAAAATCGTCGGGGAAGTGGGCACCGGTAAAACTCTGTTGTGCCGCAAGCTGCTGGCCAGCCTGGGGCCGGAGTTTCTTACCGCGTACATTCCCAACCCCTACCTGACGCCGGACGAACTGAAAGGCTTCCTGGCCCAGGAAATCGGTGTGCCGTCCTCGCCCGATATGCCCGCCTATCAGCTGCTGAATGAGATCTACGCCCGGCTGGTGGCACTCGCCGCGGAGAAACGGCGCGTGGTACTGGTGGTGGATGAAGCCCAGGCCATGCCCCGGGAGACCATCGAAGCCTTGCGTCTGCTGACCAATCTGGAAACGGAAAAAAGCAAACTGTTGCAGGTGGTTCTGTTGGGGCAGCCCGAGTTGGAAGATGTGCTCAATCGCAGCGACTTGCGCCAGTTGAAACAGCGAATCGTGTTTTCGGAAACCCTCGGTACCATCGATCGCCGCACCCTGGCCGACTATCTCGATTTTCGTCTGCAGTCCGCCGGTTATCGGGGGCGCTCGCTGTTTACCCGGGGCGCGGTCCGGCTGATGCATCGCGCATCCGGGGGAATTCCCCGGTTGATCAATGTGCTCGCCCACAAGGCGTTGTTGGTCAGCTTCGGTCAGGGACGTTCCATGGTAGGCCGGGCGCAGGTGGCCAGGGCCGTGAAGGATACCACCGAAAGTCGTCGGCTGGGGCGCTGGCTGTCCGTCACGCCTTTTGGTTGGACTCCCTGGTTGGCGGTCTCCTTGTTGTTGGTGGGCGTGGGGCTCTGGTGGTACGGGGGCACGCCGTGA
- the mshL gene encoding pilus (MSHA type) biogenesis protein MshL: protein MDPHFLRRTMHTAAALMAVVLVTACVGPRDSQLAAEREMSEVAEAQREQAQAVPEEVSQALVPERRRSEEVAPERFDVRVRNVPAKAFFLGLVQDSDTNIVVHPDVSGSLSLELKGVTVDEVLEVARDIYGYDYRRSGNIYTVYPNELQTQVFHVNYLDVQRVGVSDTNLSIGRSESSNNNRNNRGSGNNSGSGDDSANLLGLLAGEDGSSTNGSEVSPGARVQTMNRTDFWQSLRQSVSAIVGGEGGDKMVMVSPQAGMVVVKAMPHELNAVREFLERSELSVRRQVILEAKILEVRLNEGFQAGINWGAISGQLDYGYNRLRSTSYSEQDSAVTTIPPGSSSRQISGLEELQRGTENLFTSVLQVGDVTELLDLLETQGSVQVLSSPRVSTVNNQKALIRVGSDEYFVTGISNNTTSNVASVTSTPNIELSSFFSGIALDVTPQIADSGEVILHIHPVVSEVNDQLKVFTVGSEEFALPLAQRGIRESDSIVRARSGQVVVLGGLMQEDTRDTDGKRPVLGDIPLLNSLFKTQGRSRQKTELVILLRPVVVDDGTWQDELDRSRNRMQQMGDGYRDLWEQ from the coding sequence ATGGATCCGCATTTTCTGAGAAGAACGATGCACACCGCCGCCGCGCTGATGGCGGTCGTCCTGGTGACGGCCTGTGTTGGGCCGCGCGATTCGCAGTTGGCGGCTGAGCGTGAAATGAGTGAGGTGGCCGAGGCGCAGCGTGAGCAGGCTCAGGCGGTACCCGAGGAAGTGAGCCAGGCACTGGTTCCAGAGCGCCGTCGCAGCGAGGAGGTGGCTCCGGAGCGGTTTGATGTCAGAGTGCGCAATGTGCCCGCCAAGGCGTTTTTTCTCGGGCTGGTGCAGGACTCAGACACCAACATTGTGGTGCACCCCGATGTCAGTGGCAGTCTCTCGCTGGAGTTGAAAGGAGTCACGGTGGATGAAGTGCTGGAAGTGGCACGGGACATTTACGGTTATGACTACCGGCGTTCGGGCAATATCTACACGGTGTATCCCAACGAGCTTCAGACTCAGGTGTTCCATGTGAACTACCTGGATGTTCAGCGGGTGGGGGTGTCGGACACCAACCTGTCGATCGGTCGCAGTGAATCATCAAACAATAACCGCAACAATCGCGGTTCCGGCAATAATTCGGGCAGCGGCGATGACAGTGCCAACCTGCTGGGCCTGCTCGCCGGTGAAGACGGCAGTTCGACCAATGGGTCTGAGGTGTCCCCGGGGGCGCGGGTGCAGACCATGAACCGCACCGATTTTTGGCAGTCGCTGCGCCAGTCGGTGTCCGCCATTGTCGGCGGTGAGGGTGGCGACAAGATGGTAATGGTCAGCCCCCAGGCCGGTATGGTGGTGGTCAAGGCTATGCCTCATGAGCTGAATGCGGTGCGGGAATTTCTGGAGCGTTCCGAGCTGAGCGTAAGGCGTCAGGTGATTCTGGAGGCGAAGATTCTGGAGGTCCGTCTGAACGAAGGGTTCCAGGCGGGGATCAACTGGGGCGCCATCAGCGGGCAGTTGGACTACGGCTATAACCGGCTGCGCTCGACCAGCTACTCGGAGCAGGATTCGGCCGTCACCACCATTCCGCCGGGAAGCAGTTCCCGCCAGATTTCCGGGTTGGAAGAACTGCAACGCGGTACTGAAAACCTGTTTACCTCCGTCCTGCAGGTGGGTGATGTAACCGAGCTGCTCGACTTGCTGGAAACTCAGGGCAGCGTGCAGGTCCTGTCCAGCCCCAGAGTGTCCACGGTGAACAACCAGAAAGCGCTGATTCGAGTGGGCTCCGATGAATACTTTGTGACCGGTATCTCCAATAACACCACCTCGAATGTGGCGTCGGTGACCAGCACGCCCAATATCGAACTGTCGTCCTTCTTCAGTGGTATTGCCCTGGATGTGACCCCGCAAATCGCCGACAGCGGCGAGGTGATCCTGCACATTCATCCGGTGGTCAGTGAAGTGAATGACCAACTGAAAGTGTTTACCGTCGGTAGCGAGGAGTTCGCCTTGCCTCTGGCACAACGGGGTATTCGCGAGTCGGACAGCATTGTCCGGGCGCGCAGCGGCCAGGTGGTGGTGCTGGGTGGCCTGATGCAGGAGGATACCCGGGACACCGATGGCAAGCGGCCGGTGTTGGGCGATATTCCACTGCTCAACAGCCTGTTCAAAACCCAGGGGCGTAGCCGCCAGAAAACCGAACTGGTGATTCTGTTGCGTCCGGTGGTGGTAGATGATGGCACCTGGCAGGACGAACTCGATCGCAGTCGCAATCGCATGCAACAGATGGGCGATGGTTATCGCGACCTCTGGGAGCAATAG
- a CDS encoding MSHA biogenesis protein MshI translates to MARPFLQAAEWLPESDSQRQTGLLEERVEQLGLRRKPCHLVLGREDYNLLLVEAPAVPASELREALRWRIRDLIDFPADQAVLDAFLLPEDRSRGGKRMAYVAVAHRHLIEQRIAQVADARLDLQVIDIPELALRNLVYRLCDTARGVALVKLGGGTGSLHIVRGDDLHLARRFNVPYEGGLLEDLPEDVLLLEIQRSLDYFERQMRQPPPGQICLVGENLSPDKITESLTNGLPMPVSLLDIESSLTLGDQVQSHTLTLCLAAIGAALRLTEGD, encoded by the coding sequence ATGGCCCGGCCTTTTCTCCAGGCCGCTGAGTGGCTCCCCGAGAGCGATAGCCAGCGCCAGACGGGGTTGCTCGAAGAACGGGTGGAGCAGTTGGGGTTGCGCCGTAAACCCTGTCACCTGGTGTTGGGGCGGGAAGACTACAACCTGCTTCTGGTTGAGGCCCCAGCCGTGCCGGCCTCGGAACTGCGCGAGGCCCTGCGTTGGCGAATTCGCGACCTGATTGACTTTCCCGCCGACCAGGCGGTACTGGATGCCTTTCTGTTGCCGGAGGATCGCAGCCGTGGCGGGAAGCGCATGGCCTATGTTGCGGTGGCCCATCGCCATCTGATTGAACAGCGTATCGCTCAGGTGGCGGACGCCCGGCTGGATCTCCAGGTGATCGATATTCCGGAGTTGGCGTTGCGCAACCTGGTGTATCGGTTGTGCGACACGGCCCGGGGTGTGGCGCTGGTCAAGCTGGGCGGTGGCACCGGCAGTCTGCATATCGTCCGCGGTGACGACCTGCACCTGGCCCGCCGCTTTAATGTGCCCTATGAAGGTGGGCTGCTGGAAGATCTGCCGGAGGATGTCCTGTTACTGGAAATCCAACGCTCCCTGGATTACTTCGAACGCCAGATGCGCCAGCCGCCGCCCGGCCAGATCTGTCTGGTCGGGGAAAACCTCAGCCCTGATAAAATCACTGAATCACTGACCAATGGCTTGCCGATGCCGGTTTCGTTGCTGGACATCGAGTCGTCGCTGACACTGGGCGATCAGGTTCAGTCTCACACCCTGACGCTGTGCCTAGCCGCCATCGGCGCCGCGCTGCGACTCACGGAGGGGGACTGA
- the trmL gene encoding tRNA (uridine(34)/cytosine(34)/5-carboxymethylaminomethyluridine(34)-2'-O)-methyltransferase TrmL produces MFHIVLFEPEIPPNTGNIIRLAANTGCQLHLIEPLGFVLDDKRLRRAGLDYGEWQSLKTYPDWPSFLEQAQPARLFGLSTKGHRYPSETTFEAGDYLLFGPETRGLPASIRDELGPDHLLRIPMVADSRSMNLSNAVSVVAYEAWRQLGFPGSHR; encoded by the coding sequence ATGTTCCATATTGTTTTATTTGAACCGGAAATACCGCCTAACACCGGCAATATCATTCGTCTGGCAGCCAATACCGGCTGCCAACTGCACCTGATTGAGCCTCTGGGTTTCGTGCTCGATGACAAACGGCTACGCCGCGCGGGGCTGGACTACGGTGAATGGCAGTCCCTGAAAACCTATCCGGATTGGCCCAGCTTCCTGGAGCAGGCGCAACCGGCGCGACTGTTCGGGCTCAGCACCAAAGGCCACCGTTACCCGAGTGAAACGACGTTCGAAGCGGGGGACTACCTGCTGTTCGGGCCTGAAACCCGGGGACTGCCCGCGTCCATTCGGGACGAGCTGGGCCCGGACCACCTGCTGCGTATCCCCATGGTGGCCGACAGTCGCAGCATGAACCTTTCCAATGCGGTGTCCGTAGTGGCCTATGAGGCCTGGCGCCAATTGGGGTTTCCCGGCAGCCATCGCTGA
- a CDS encoding flavodoxin domain-containing protein → MSQIQILVGSVTGNAEGIAELAAEELQRKGHQISINNFAQVEDLVRSPDEILLICTSNTGAGDLPDNLQPLYVQMTREYPAIAGRQYGLINLGDSSYTTFGEAGQAIDDAFADLGAQRIGEPLVLDACSGDDPEESAREWLEQWATLLPDGAPS, encoded by the coding sequence ATGAGTCAAATCCAGATATTGGTGGGTAGTGTCACCGGTAATGCCGAAGGCATCGCCGAGCTCGCAGCCGAGGAGCTGCAACGCAAAGGCCACCAGATCAGCATCAACAACTTTGCTCAGGTGGAAGATCTGGTCCGAAGCCCCGATGAAATTTTACTCATCTGTACCTCCAACACCGGCGCCGGCGACCTGCCGGACAACCTGCAGCCACTGTACGTTCAGATGACCCGCGAGTATCCCGCCATTGCCGGGCGCCAGTACGGCCTGATCAATCTCGGCGACAGCAGCTACACCACCTTCGGTGAAGCCGGCCAAGCCATCGACGATGCATTCGCCGACCTCGGCGCGCAGCGAATCGGCGAGCCTCTGGTGCTGGACGCCTGCAGCGGCGACGACCCCGAAGAGTCCGCCCGGGAATGGCTTGAGCAGTGGGCGACGCTCCTGCCGGATGGAGCACCGTCATGA
- the fldB gene encoding flavodoxin FldB, translating to MSRAAIGLFYGSSTCYTEMAGEKIRAVLGEDRVDMFNIADEPVITAQFYDYLIFGIPTWDYGELQEDWEEIWEELAELDLRGKAVALYGLGDQIGYPEWFLDAMGYLHAQLLARGARPCGYWPREGYEFEASQALTPEGDQFVGLALDEENEFDLTDERIARWCEQITREFGL from the coding sequence ATGAGCCGTGCCGCCATCGGGCTGTTTTATGGCAGCTCCACCTGCTACACCGAAATGGCGGGCGAAAAAATCCGCGCGGTACTGGGTGAAGACCGGGTGGATATGTTCAACATTGCCGATGAACCGGTCATCACCGCCCAGTTTTACGACTACCTGATTTTCGGCATCCCGACCTGGGATTACGGGGAGTTGCAGGAAGACTGGGAGGAGATCTGGGAAGAGCTGGCGGAGCTGGACCTGCGCGGTAAAGCGGTGGCGCTCTACGGACTGGGGGATCAGATCGGTTACCCCGAATGGTTTCTCGACGCCATGGGCTACCTGCACGCGCAACTGCTGGCCCGGGGCGCCCGCCCCTGCGGCTACTGGCCCCGGGAGGGCTACGAATTTGAGGCCTCTCAGGCACTCACCCCCGAGGGCGATCAATTTGTGGGGCTGGCACTGGATGAAGAGAATGAGTTCGATCTGACCGACGAGCGCATCGCACGCTGGTGCGAACAGATTACCCGGGAGTTCGGCCTGTGA